A stretch of the Rhizomicrobium sp. genome encodes the following:
- a CDS encoding Do family serine endopeptidase, with the protein MSDPKPSIFQRHRRTLTLGTAAAVVLVGLSAFAFVPGVRPVSDVQERQIAAAEPTRGTPPRMLENGAPFSFADLVERVSPAVVTITAETMETAPVVADIPAPFRDFFNNQGQGGQGRAPHKAISAGSGFIIDRSGLVVTNNHVIDNSHKITVKLPDGRSFEAKLIGSDPLTDIALLKIKSDKALPTVEFGDDRQVRVGDWVVAVGNPFGLSNSVTAGIVSSLGRDIGNGPYTDFIQIDAPINRGNSGGPTFDLRGQVIGMNSMIYSPSGGSVGIGFAIPASTIHDVIAQLQAHGHVERGYLGVNIQAITPEIATALNITSPKGAIVAEVVPGGPAAAAGFQQGDVVIALNGRTVEDNRDLTRHIASLPAGVNASFTVLRNGDMKTITAKIGNRPDQRVASNDPDDRDGAQTMGGGGSATLQAMGLGLSAVTPEARRNFNIDQAIDGVLVTRVDPDSDAGDKGIQPGDVVLSVANKPVHSPKDMLAQIAAARSAGHHSILLLVATQGGTRFVAVDVGQS; encoded by the coding sequence ATGTCCGACCCCAAACCCAGCATCTTCCAACGCCATCGCCGCACCCTGACTTTGGGCACCGCCGCCGCCGTCGTGCTCGTCGGGCTCAGCGCTTTTGCCTTCGTGCCCGGCGTCCGTCCCGTCTCCGATGTCCAGGAACGGCAGATCGCCGCCGCCGAGCCGACCCGCGGCACGCCGCCCCGCATGCTCGAGAACGGCGCGCCGTTCAGCTTCGCCGACCTGGTCGAGCGGGTCAGCCCGGCCGTCGTCACCATCACCGCCGAGACGATGGAGACCGCACCCGTCGTCGCCGACATTCCGGCGCCGTTCCGCGATTTCTTCAACAACCAGGGCCAGGGCGGTCAAGGCCGCGCCCCGCACAAGGCGATCTCCGCCGGCTCGGGCTTCATCATCGACCGCTCCGGCCTGGTCGTGACCAACAACCATGTCATCGACAATTCCCACAAGATCACCGTGAAGCTGCCCGACGGCCGCAGCTTCGAGGCCAAGCTGATCGGCAGCGATCCGCTGACCGATATCGCCTTGCTCAAGATCAAGAGCGACAAGGCGCTCCCCACCGTCGAGTTCGGCGACGACCGCCAGGTCCGCGTCGGCGACTGGGTCGTCGCGGTCGGCAATCCCTTCGGCCTCTCCAACTCGGTCACCGCCGGCATCGTGTCCTCGCTCGGCCGCGACATCGGAAACGGTCCGTATACCGACTTCATCCAGATCGACGCGCCGATCAACCGCGGCAATTCCGGCGGCCCGACCTTCGACCTGCGCGGTCAAGTCATCGGCATGAACTCGATGATCTACTCGCCGTCGGGCGGCAGCGTCGGCATCGGCTTCGCCATCCCGGCCTCGACCATCCACGACGTGATCGCGCAGCTTCAGGCCCATGGCCATGTCGAGCGCGGCTATCTCGGCGTGAACATCCAGGCGATCACGCCGGAGATCGCGACCGCGCTCAACATCACCAGTCCCAAGGGTGCGATCGTCGCCGAGGTCGTGCCCGGCGGGCCGGCCGCCGCCGCGGGCTTCCAGCAGGGCGACGTCGTGATCGCGCTCAACGGCCGCACGGTCGAGGACAATCGCGACCTGACCCGCCACATCGCCTCGCTTCCCGCCGGGGTGAATGCGAGCTTCACCGTGCTGCGCAACGGCGACATGAAGACCATCACGGCCAAGATCGGCAATCGTCCGGACCAGCGCGTCGCCTCGAACGATCCCGACGATCGCGACGGCGCGCAGACCATGGGCGGCGGCGGCAGCGCGACGCTGCAGGCGATGGGTCTCGGACTCTCGGCGGTGACGCCGGAAGCGCGCCGCAACTTCAATATCGACCAGGCCATCGACGGCGTCCTCGTCACCCGGGTCGATCCGGACAGCGACGCCGGCGACAAGGGCATCCAGCCCGGCGACGTCGTGCTCTCCGTCGCGAACAAGCCGGTACATTCGCCCAAAGACATGCTGGCGCAGATCGCGGCGGCGCGCTCGGCGGGGCATCACAGCATTCTGCTCCTGGTCGCCACCCAGGGCGGCACCCGCTTCGTCGCGGTCGACGTCGGACAAAGTTGA
- a CDS encoding CoA transferase: MAEAFAGPFDGIRVADFGRYIAGPYCAALLGDLGADVIRVEKREGREDRTLVPLGENADGTPREGAMFLQMNRNKRSLTCDPMSEAGREVVRRLVRSADVVVANLPAETLKAMGLDWDSVSAINPRAILAVGTAFGLDGPYAGRVGFDGVAQAMSGAAYFSGAEEQPVRSAAPWVDFGTASLLALGVAAALRARETTGRGQLVEGALLRTALTFFSPTLIEEDALKIGRVPSLNRSQTAGPSDIYKTKDGWITVAVNGDPLFRRAARLIGAPEWLEDPRFASDKARGDHGAIISERVGAWVAARSSAEAIAAFEGARVPAGPVYRPRQTLDDAHVAGGDFFVDVDFPGLGAAKVAATPVKLHGTPGTVRTRPPMLGEHTDEVLRELGFSALEIAALKTEGGV; the protein is encoded by the coding sequence GTGGCCGAAGCCTTTGCCGGACCTTTCGACGGGATCCGGGTCGCCGATTTCGGGCGCTATATCGCAGGGCCCTATTGCGCGGCGCTGCTCGGCGACCTCGGCGCCGACGTGATCCGGGTCGAGAAGCGCGAGGGCCGCGAGGACCGCACCCTGGTGCCCCTGGGCGAGAACGCGGACGGCACGCCGCGCGAGGGCGCGATGTTCCTGCAGATGAACCGCAACAAGCGCAGCCTCACCTGCGATCCGATGAGCGAGGCCGGCCGCGAGGTCGTGCGGCGGCTGGTGCGCAGCGCCGACGTCGTGGTCGCCAACCTGCCGGCGGAGACGCTGAAGGCGATGGGACTCGACTGGGACTCCGTGTCGGCGATCAACCCGCGCGCCATCCTCGCGGTCGGCACCGCCTTCGGACTCGACGGCCCCTATGCCGGGCGCGTCGGGTTCGACGGCGTGGCGCAGGCGATGTCGGGTGCGGCCTATTTCTCCGGCGCCGAGGAACAGCCCGTGCGCTCGGCGGCGCCCTGGGTGGATTTCGGGACGGCGTCGCTGCTGGCACTGGGTGTCGCCGCGGCGCTGCGGGCGCGCGAGACGACCGGGCGCGGACAACTGGTCGAAGGCGCCCTGCTGCGCACCGCGCTCACCTTCTTCTCGCCGACGCTGATCGAGGAGGACGCGCTCAAGATCGGACGCGTGCCGTCGCTCAACCGCAGCCAGACCGCCGGGCCATCGGACATCTACAAGACGAAGGACGGCTGGATCACGGTGGCGGTGAACGGCGATCCGCTGTTCCGCCGCGCCGCCAGGCTGATCGGGGCGCCCGAATGGCTCGAGGATCCGCGCTTCGCCTCCGACAAGGCGCGGGGCGATCATGGAGCGATCATCTCCGAACGCGTCGGCGCCTGGGTCGCGGCGCGGAGCAGCGCCGAGGCGATCGCCGCCTTCGAGGGCGCGCGCGTGCCGGCGGGACCGGTCTACCGGCCGCGCCAGACGCTGGACGACGCCCATGTCGCGGGCGGCGACTTCTTCGTGGACGTCGACTTTCCGGGCCTCGGCGCCGCGAAGGTCGCGGCGACGCCGGTCAAGCTGCACGGCACGCCGGGCACGGTGCGGACCCGGCCACCCATGCTGGGCGAGCACACCGACGAGGTGCTGCGCGAGCTCGGCTTCTCGGCGCTGGAGATCGCGGCCTTGAAGACCGAAGGCGGCGTGTGA
- a CDS encoding sensor histidine kinase: MSRLRSIADRLRLNSLSGRLIAAAAVWTLLALIGGGLILSNAFRTSVEGDFDSDLRDDLDALVAAAGHDRSGEIQLDEHYLSEAFQRAYSGAYWQIDPVGKGKMLFSHSLLDHTLAFADSTPQKDGFVAGHGDGPDGQHLRILARRIEFPITATAKTDDSRAYMLFVASDMKDLDARIAEFNGTLIWSFAILGAGLIAAVFIQVRVGLQPLRRVTLALHRIRDGSARRLEGSFPSEIAPLALELNSLIEHSAEVVGRARSYVSNLAHFLKTPLTVLQSEAAAQPGPLADAVNRQVLAMRRQVDHYLARARAAGALDVLGNRTPVASVLDDLARTLRRIHRDRAIAIEVACPPGLAFKGERQDLEEMAGNLIDNGCKWARSKVRIGAVPAGSVFTLVIEDDGPGLTPEERDLVGERGERLDESVPGTGLGLAIVRDVAKLYGGSLELGPSALGGLGARLSLPAIA, from the coding sequence GTGTCCCGCCTTCGCTCCATCGCCGATCGCTTGCGCCTCAACTCGCTGTCCGGCCGCCTCATCGCCGCCGCGGCGGTGTGGACCTTGCTGGCGCTCATCGGCGGCGGCCTCATCCTCTCCAATGCGTTCCGCACGTCGGTGGAGGGCGATTTCGACTCCGACCTGCGCGACGACCTCGACGCCCTGGTCGCCGCCGCCGGCCATGACCGGAGCGGCGAGATCCAGCTCGACGAGCACTATCTGAGCGAAGCCTTCCAGCGCGCCTATTCGGGCGCCTATTGGCAGATCGACCCGGTCGGCAAGGGCAAGATGCTGTTCTCCCATTCGCTGCTCGACCACACGCTGGCCTTCGCCGATTCCACGCCGCAGAAGGACGGCTTCGTCGCCGGCCATGGCGATGGCCCGGACGGCCAGCATCTGCGCATCCTCGCCCGCCGCATCGAGTTTCCGATCACCGCCACCGCCAAGACCGACGACAGCCGCGCCTACATGCTGTTCGTCGCCTCCGACATGAAGGATCTCGATGCGCGCATCGCCGAGTTCAACGGCACGCTGATCTGGTCCTTCGCCATCCTGGGCGCGGGCCTGATCGCGGCGGTCTTCATCCAGGTGCGTGTCGGCCTGCAGCCGCTGCGCCGGGTGACGCTCGCCCTGCACCGCATCCGCGACGGCAGCGCCCGCCGCCTCGAGGGCAGCTTCCCGTCCGAGATCGCGCCGCTGGCCCTGGAGCTCAACAGCCTGATCGAGCATTCCGCCGAGGTCGTCGGCCGTGCCCGCTCCTATGTCTCCAACCTCGCGCATTTCCTGAAGACGCCGCTGACGGTGCTGCAGAGCGAGGCGGCGGCGCAGCCCGGCCCGCTGGCCGATGCCGTGAACCGCCAGGTTCTCGCCATGCGCCGCCAGGTCGACCATTATCTCGCCCGCGCCCGCGCCGCTGGCGCGCTCGACGTCCTGGGCAACCGCACGCCGGTCGCCTCCGTGCTCGACGATCTCGCGCGCACCTTGCGCCGCATCCACCGCGACCGCGCCATCGCCATCGAGGTCGCTTGTCCGCCCGGCCTCGCCTTCAAGGGCGAGCGCCAGGATCTCGAAGAGATGGCGGGCAACCTGATCGACAATGGCTGCAAATGGGCCCGCTCGAAGGTCCGGATCGGCGCCGTGCCCGCCGGCTCGGTCTTCACGCTCGTCATCGAAGACGACGGTCCCGGCCTGACGCCGGAAGAGCGCGACCTGGTCGGCGAGCGCGGCGAACGCCTCGACGAAAGCGTCCCCGGCACCGGCCTCGGCCTCGCCATCGTCCGCGATGTGGCCAAGCTCTATGGTGGCAGCCTCGAACTCGGTCCCTCGGCGCTGGGCGGACTGGGCGCCAGGCTGTCGCTGCCCGCGATCGCCTGA
- a CDS encoding invasion associated locus B family protein translates to MRAQRRRRMMAAAAIAMMAAPAGAKPTAANPDDVPTTRQYFDWSVSCPAMADTLASCAMQQEIRSTANGQPIARLLLYRHMLYVTLPFNVLLEPGIAFDFGGPKAQPSVFPFALCGDQGCLARIAFDDGLAASFKAATATRLLFAGLDGKPIYLPVSTQGFESALGAYQRFETQHDAAIAAGRK, encoded by the coding sequence ATGCGCGCGCAGCGACGCCGGCGCATGATGGCGGCGGCCGCGATCGCGATGATGGCTGCGCCGGCAGGCGCCAAGCCGACCGCCGCCAATCCCGACGATGTGCCGACGACGCGGCAGTATTTCGATTGGAGCGTCTCCTGTCCCGCAATGGCCGACACGCTGGCCTCCTGCGCGATGCAGCAGGAGATCCGGAGCACGGCCAACGGGCAGCCGATCGCGCGACTGCTGCTCTACCGCCATATGCTGTATGTGACCCTGCCCTTCAACGTGCTGCTGGAGCCGGGCATCGCCTTCGATTTCGGCGGCCCGAAGGCACAACCCTCCGTCTTTCCCTTCGCGCTCTGCGGCGACCAGGGCTGTCTCGCCAGGATCGCATTCGACGACGGCCTTGCCGCAAGCTTCAAGGCGGCGACGGCGACGCGCCTGCTGTTCGCCGGCCTCGACGGCAAGCCGATCTATCTGCCGGTGTCGACCCAGGGATTCGAGAGTGCCCTGGGCGCCTATCAGCGCTTCGAAACCCAGCACGACGCGGCCATCGCAGCCGGCCGCAAGTGA
- a CDS encoding HAMP domain-containing sensor histidine kinase, whose amino-acid sequence MRAPDILRTQAYRIVLVYVAVFAVSVTALLAFTYWNTKRALDAQTDQIIEAEITGLSEQYQQLGLRGLAEVVVSRSAHGGSGLYLLANRFRQPIVGNLDAWPAKKEGPDNFVEFDYQRRVENALETRKARGRAFLLPGGFNLLVAQDVHERYLTERLFTTTLPWTVGLVLLLGLIGGALMSRNMLARLDSINRTSAEIIDGDLSRRVPVGASHDEFDALAENLNAMLDRIERLMKGVREVTDSVAHDLRTPLNRLRNRLEATLRHLDPGSDQAGEIEAAVAETDQLITTFNALLLIAEADAGVTRGEMVPIDLAPIAEDMAELYAPLAEEKGVSLSITPAGATMIDGNRSLISQALANLVDNAIKYTPSGGSVTVTALETPQGVELRVADSGPGIPPQERLRVVERFVRLEASRNSPGTGLGLSLVAAVARLHDARLLLEDNKPGLRAVIRFPRPAPRVR is encoded by the coding sequence GTGCGCGCCCCTGACATCCTACGGACGCAGGCCTACCGCATCGTTCTCGTCTATGTCGCGGTCTTCGCCGTCTCGGTGACGGCGCTCCTGGCCTTCACCTATTGGAACACCAAGCGGGCGCTCGACGCACAGACCGATCAGATCATCGAGGCCGAGATCACCGGCCTGTCGGAGCAATATCAGCAGCTCGGCCTGCGCGGCCTCGCCGAGGTCGTGGTCAGCCGCTCGGCGCATGGCGGCTCCGGCCTCTATCTCCTCGCCAACCGCTTCCGCCAGCCCATCGTCGGCAATCTCGATGCCTGGCCGGCCAAGAAGGAAGGCCCCGACAACTTCGTCGAGTTCGACTACCAGCGCCGGGTCGAGAACGCGCTCGAGACCCGCAAGGCCCGCGGCCGCGCCTTCCTCCTGCCCGGCGGTTTCAATCTCCTCGTCGCCCAGGACGTGCATGAGCGCTATTTGACCGAGCGGCTTTTCACCACCACGCTGCCCTGGACCGTCGGCCTCGTGCTCCTGCTCGGCCTGATCGGCGGCGCCCTGATGAGCCGCAACATGCTGGCGCGTCTCGACTCCATCAACCGCACCTCGGCGGAGATCATCGATGGCGACTTGTCGCGCCGCGTGCCGGTCGGCGCCTCGCATGACGAGTTCGATGCCCTGGCGGAGAACCTGAACGCCATGCTCGACCGCATCGAGCGGCTGATGAAAGGCGTGCGCGAGGTCACCGACTCCGTCGCACACGATCTGCGCACCCCGCTCAACCGCCTGCGCAACCGGCTCGAGGCGACGCTGCGCCATCTCGATCCCGGCAGCGACCAGGCCGGCGAGATCGAGGCCGCGGTTGCCGAGACCGATCAGCTCATCACCACCTTCAACGCGCTGCTCCTGATCGCCGAGGCCGATGCCGGCGTGACGCGCGGCGAGATGGTGCCGATCGACCTCGCTCCGATCGCGGAGGACATGGCCGAGCTCTACGCGCCGCTGGCGGAGGAGAAGGGCGTCAGCCTCAGCATCACGCCCGCCGGCGCGACGATGATCGACGGCAACCGCAGCCTGATCAGCCAGGCCCTCGCCAATCTCGTGGACAACGCGATCAAATACACCCCGTCCGGCGGCAGCGTGACGGTGACCGCCTTGGAGACGCCCCAGGGCGTCGAACTGCGCGTCGCCGACAGCGGACCGGGCATCCCGCCGCAAGAGCGTCTGCGCGTGGTGGAGCGGTTCGTTCGTCTCGAAGCCAGCCGCAACTCGCCTGGCACCGGCTTGGGACTGAGCCTTGTCGCCGCGGTCGCCCGCCTTCATGACGCGCGGCTCCTCCTCGAGGACAACAAGCCCGGCCTGCGGGCCGTGATCCGCTTTCCCAGGCCGGCGCCCCGGGTGCGCTGA
- a CDS encoding cytochrome c-type biogenesis protein, whose protein sequence is MKRLLAPLLVLLLGVAAVAAPVPGTLPDPAQEARARALQAELRCMVCQGESIAESNAPLASDLRALVRAHIRAGESDDQIKQYLVARYGDVILMRPPFDAATYALWLTPFVVLILASGVAISVVVRARKPPYGEA, encoded by the coding sequence ATGAAACGGCTTCTCGCGCCGCTACTGGTCCTGCTGCTGGGCGTCGCCGCCGTCGCGGCCCCGGTGCCGGGCACGCTGCCCGATCCGGCGCAGGAGGCCCGCGCCCGCGCCCTGCAGGCGGAACTCCGCTGCATGGTGTGCCAGGGCGAGTCGATCGCCGAGTCCAACGCGCCGCTCGCCTCCGACCTGCGCGCCCTGGTCCGGGCCCATATCCGCGCCGGCGAAAGCGACGACCAGATCAAGCAATACCTCGTCGCCCGCTATGGCGACGTGATCCTCATGCGCCCGCCCTTCGACGCCGCCACCTACGCCTTATGGCTGACACCTTTTGTCGTCTTGATACTGGCGAGCGGCGTCGCCATTTCCGTGGTGGTCAGAGCCCGGAAACCGCCATACGGCGAGGCCTGA
- a CDS encoding heme lyase CcmF/NrfE family subunit produces the protein MTGEIGLLALCLALALAVVQAVSGLAGARADAALARSTASATATGLFVFVALSFGALVYAAVTDDFSIQNVANNSHTLKPLIYKISGVWGNHEGSMLLWVLVLSIYSAAVAVLRRGTERLTSAALGVQGLIAAAFILFILFTSNPFVRLDPAPFEGAGLNPLLQDFGLAVHPPMLYTGYVGLSAAFSYAAAALIAKERDWARAARPFMLAAWIALTLGIALGSWWAYYELGWGGFWFWDPVENASLMPWLIATALLHSALATERTGAFRSWSLLLAIAGFSLSLIGTFLVRSGVLSSVHSFASDPTRGLYILILIFVAIGGALALFAWRAPGLEEGTSFEPVSRETTLLLNNVFLTAAAATVFIGTLYPLVLDSLTGTKLSVGPPFFAITFSPIFGALLLLVPFGPRLGWHKGDWREALRTLAPAFGIAVVAMLAILLFTAPHTLTGAAMFGLAAWLLISSVIDLRRRRWLTASALASSLAHAGLAVTLIGIAGTTLWRSEALEVLHFGESMTIAGYDLRLDGVVGATGPNFRAARANVTVSRNGRTLAVMHPERRLFPAERQETVETAIRTTIFTDLYLALGDRRDDTTWTLRAYVNPLAPFIWLGAVVMALGGFASLWSRLRKTRAIPAAAAVPAE, from the coding sequence ATGACGGGCGAGATCGGCCTCCTCGCGCTCTGCCTCGCGCTTGCGCTGGCGGTCGTGCAAGCCGTCAGCGGCCTTGCTGGTGCGCGCGCCGATGCGGCCCTGGCGCGCAGCACTGCGTCGGCGACCGCGACGGGGCTCTTCGTTTTCGTCGCGCTGTCCTTCGGGGCGCTGGTCTATGCCGCGGTCACTGACGATTTCTCGATCCAGAACGTCGCCAACAATTCGCACACCCTCAAGCCGCTGATCTACAAGATCTCCGGCGTCTGGGGGAACCACGAAGGCTCGATGCTGCTCTGGGTTCTGGTGCTGAGCATCTACTCCGCCGCCGTCGCCGTCCTGCGCCGCGGCACGGAGCGGCTCACCAGTGCCGCCCTCGGCGTGCAGGGCCTGATCGCGGCGGCGTTCATCCTGTTCATTCTCTTCACCTCGAACCCGTTCGTGCGTCTCGACCCCGCGCCGTTCGAAGGCGCCGGACTCAATCCGCTGTTGCAGGATTTCGGCCTCGCGGTGCATCCGCCGATGCTCTACACGGGCTATGTCGGACTCTCCGCCGCCTTTTCCTACGCTGCCGCGGCGCTGATCGCGAAGGAGCGGGACTGGGCCCGCGCCGCGCGGCCCTTCATGCTCGCGGCCTGGATCGCGCTGACGCTCGGCATCGCGCTGGGCAGCTGGTGGGCCTATTACGAACTCGGCTGGGGCGGCTTCTGGTTCTGGGATCCGGTCGAGAACGCGTCGCTGATGCCTTGGCTGATCGCCACCGCATTGCTGCACTCCGCGCTCGCGACCGAGCGGACGGGCGCCTTCCGCTCCTGGTCGCTGCTGCTCGCCATCGCGGGCTTCTCGCTCAGCCTGATCGGCACCTTCCTGGTGCGCTCCGGCGTGCTGAGCTCGGTCCATTCCTTCGCCAGCGATCCCACGCGCGGCCTCTATATCCTGATCCTGATCTTCGTCGCGATCGGCGGCGCGCTCGCGCTCTTCGCCTGGCGGGCGCCGGGACTCGAGGAAGGCACCTCCTTCGAGCCGGTCAGCCGCGAGACGACGCTTCTGCTCAACAACGTCTTCCTCACCGCGGCGGCGGCCACCGTGTTCATCGGCACGCTCTATCCGCTGGTGCTGGATTCGCTGACCGGCACCAAGCTCTCGGTCGGGCCGCCGTTTTTCGCGATCACCTTCTCGCCGATCTTCGGCGCGCTGTTGCTGCTGGTTCCGTTCGGGCCGCGGCTCGGCTGGCACAAGGGCGACTGGCGTGAGGCGCTGAGGACGCTGGCACCGGCCTTCGGCATCGCCGTGGTCGCGATGCTCGCGATCCTTCTGTTCACCGCGCCCCATACCCTGACCGGCGCCGCCATGTTCGGCCTTGCCGCCTGGCTTCTGATATCGAGCGTCATCGATCTTCGCCGCCGCCGCTGGCTGACCGCGAGCGCGCTGGCCTCATCGCTTGCCCATGCCGGCCTCGCGGTGACGCTGATCGGCATCGCCGGCACCACGCTGTGGCGCAGCGAAGCGCTCGAGGTCCTGCATTTCGGCGAGAGCATGACCATCGCGGGCTACGATCTGCGGCTCGACGGCGTCGTCGGTGCCACCGGGCCGAACTTCCGGGCCGCCCGCGCCAACGTCACCGTCTCGCGCAACGGCCGCACGCTCGCGGTCATGCATCCCGAGCGCCGCCTGTTCCCGGCGGAGCGCCAGGAGACCGTCGAGACCGCGATCCGCACCACCATCTTCACCGATCTCTATCTCGCGCTGGGCGACCGCCGCGACGACACGACCTGGACGTTGCGTGCCTACGTCAATCCGCTGGCGCCGTTCATCTGGCTGGGCGCGGTGGTGATGGCGCTGGGCGGCTTCGCATCCTTGTGGTCGCGGCTGCGCAAGACGCGCGCGATCCCCGCTGCCGCGGCGGTGCCGGCCGAATGA
- a CDS encoding response regulator transcription factor produces MRILVVEDDLEAQRYLVNGLKEAGHVVDDAADGETGLTLALSRPYDVAIIDRMLPKVDGLKVVADMREHANTTPVLFLSALSEVDDRVKGLKAGGDDYLTKPYAFVELLARIDALMRRRSPQSVKTRLQVGDLELDLLTRTAQRAGSAIDLQPREFRLLEYLMRHASQVVTRTMLLESVWEYHFDPQTNVIDVHISRLRAKIDKGFDTALLHTVRGAGYMIRAARAT; encoded by the coding sequence GTGCGCATTCTCGTCGTCGAAGACGATCTCGAAGCCCAACGCTATCTCGTCAACGGGCTGAAGGAAGCGGGCCATGTCGTGGACGACGCGGCGGATGGCGAGACCGGCCTCACGCTCGCGCTGTCGCGCCCCTATGACGTGGCGATCATCGACCGCATGCTGCCCAAGGTCGACGGCCTCAAGGTCGTCGCCGACATGCGCGAGCATGCCAACACGACGCCGGTGCTGTTCCTCAGCGCGCTCTCGGAAGTCGACGACCGCGTGAAAGGGCTCAAGGCCGGCGGCGACGATTACCTGACCAAGCCCTATGCCTTCGTGGAGCTTCTCGCGCGCATCGACGCGCTGATGCGCCGCCGCTCGCCGCAATCGGTGAAGACCCGGCTCCAGGTCGGCGATCTCGAGCTCGATCTGCTCACCCGCACCGCGCAGCGCGCCGGTTCGGCCATCGACCTGCAGCCGCGCGAATTCCGCCTGCTCGAATATCTGATGCGCCATGCCAGCCAGGTCGTGACCCGGACCATGCTGCTGGAAAGCGTGTGGGAATATCACTTCGATCCGCAGACCAACGTGATCGACGTGCACATCTCGCGCCTGCGCGCCAAGATCGACAAGGGCTTCGACACCGCGCTGCTGCACACCGTGCGCGGCGCCGGCTACATGATCCGCGCGGCGCGAGCGACATGA
- the ccmE gene encoding cytochrome c maturation protein CcmE produces MTPKKRRRLAFAAALVLASGAVVALVLFALRDNVLYFYSPSDVFAKHVQTGVAFRIGGLVAPHSVSHGAGADIRFTVTDGKSAIPVTYRGVLPALFREGQGVVALGALDPAGTFAASEVLAKHDERYMPPEVVDALKRSGRWKEGR; encoded by the coding sequence ATGACTCCCAAGAAGCGCCGCCGCCTCGCCTTCGCTGCCGCCCTCGTTCTCGCGAGCGGCGCGGTGGTCGCGCTGGTGCTGTTCGCGCTGCGCGACAACGTCCTGTATTTCTACAGCCCGAGCGACGTCTTCGCGAAGCACGTCCAGACCGGCGTCGCCTTCCGCATCGGTGGCCTGGTTGCGCCGCACAGCGTCAGCCATGGCGCCGGCGCCGATATCCGCTTCACGGTCACCGATGGCAAGTCCGCCATCCCCGTGACCTATCGCGGCGTTCTGCCGGCGTTGTTTCGCGAAGGACAGGGTGTCGTCGCGCTCGGCGCCCTCGATCCTGCGGGCACCTTCGCTGCGAGCGAAGTCCTCGCCAAGCACGACGAACGCTACATGCCGCCCGAGGTTGTCGATGCGCTCAAGCGCTCCGGGCGCTGGAAGGAAGGCCGATGA
- a CDS encoding response regulator transcription factor, whose translation MRILLVEDDKDLQRLLKKALSDSGYAVDTAADGEEGHFLGDTEPYDAVILDLGLPKMDGVRVLEKWRKDGKTMPVLILTARDRWSDKVAGFDAGADDYLAKPFITEELLARVRALLRRAAGLATSEIEIGPLRIDTRASRVTVNGNPVKLTSLEYRLLSYLAHHKGKVVSRTELVEHLYDQDFDRDSNTIEVFVGRLRKKLDTDLIQTVRGLGYCLDEKPAG comes from the coding sequence ATGCGCATTCTGCTCGTTGAAGACGACAAGGACCTGCAGCGGCTTCTGAAGAAGGCGCTGAGCGATTCCGGCTACGCCGTCGACACGGCGGCGGACGGCGAGGAAGGCCATTTCCTCGGCGACACCGAACCCTATGACGCGGTGATCCTCGATCTCGGCCTGCCCAAGATGGACGGCGTGCGCGTGCTGGAGAAATGGCGCAAGGACGGCAAGACCATGCCGGTCCTGATCCTCACCGCGCGCGACCGCTGGAGCGACAAGGTCGCGGGCTTCGACGCCGGCGCCGACGACTATCTCGCCAAGCCGTTCATCACCGAGGAGCTTCTCGCCCGCGTCCGGGCGCTCTTGCGCCGCGCCGCCGGCCTCGCCACCAGCGAGATCGAGATCGGGCCGCTGCGCATCGACACCCGCGCCAGCCGCGTGACGGTGAACGGCAACCCGGTGAAGCTGACGAGCCTCGAATACCGGCTGCTGTCCTACCTGGCGCATCACAAGGGCAAGGTGGTCAGCCGCACCGAGCTGGTCGAGCATCTCTACGACCAGGATTTCGACCGCGACTCCAACACCATCGAGGTGTTCGTCGGCCGGCTGCGCAAGAAGCTCGACACCGATCTCATCCAGACCGTGCGCGGCCTCGGCTATTGCCTGGACGAAAAGCCGGCAGGATAG